CCGCAACTGTCCGGCCTGGTCAAGTCCGGCGGGCGCCTGGCGCTGTCAGGCATCCTCGCCGAGCAAGGTGATGAAGTCGCCGCCGCCTACGCTAAGGACTTCGATCTGGACCCGATTGCCAATCGCGATGGCTGGGTGCGCATCACAGGCCGTCGGCGCTAGAATGGACGCCTGCATAAACCGGATCGCCGCATGACCGACAGTTTCGTCACTCAGTGCCCGCATTGCCAAACCAGCTTCCGCGTCAGCCATGCTCAATTGAGCGTGGCGCGCGGGGTCGTTCGCTGTGGCTCATGCTTGCAGGTGTTCAACGCCGCCAAGCAATTGCTTGAGCAAGCCGGCAAGGAGCCGGTCGCACCGGTACCTGCGGCCGTCGTTGAAGTACCGGATCCAGTAGAACCAAAGGCCATCAGTCAAAAACAATGGTCCGCCGCCGAACTGGACCTGGACACTCTGGACCTCGACGAAGAGCTCGCCCGCCTCGAACAGCGGGAAATCCAGCCGACCACTGAATTTGGTCGACACCGCGAAGACTCGCTCAGCGCCCGTCGCGATAGCGTCGATACCGACGAAGAGCCATGGTCCGACAGCCTGTTCAGCGAATCGGCTGCCGATCGTGCGCAAACGGCCGAGAACCTCGACGCCCTCGATGCGCTCGACGAGCCGGAAACGGCTATCGAGCCGAGCAAAAGCGCCCGCACCGAACCTTCGCTGTCGTTGTCGCTGGAACCCATCGAGCTGGACGACGAAGAACAGCCGCCACAACTGCGTCTGCACGACCCGCTCGACACGCCACTTGCTCATGAACGTTTGTCGGCAACGACTGCCGATGAGATCGACGACGACCTGCCTTCGGTCGAGCCCTTGCGCAAACGGCGCGAACGCAACGAACCCGGCGTTCGCGCTGACGTATTGCAGGACCTGACCGACGATCCGCTGCAACTCGACTGGCAAAGACGCCGCTCGCCATGGGCCCGCCGGCTTTTCTGGCTGCTGTTGGTCCTGCTCGGCGCCGGTGCTCTGGCCGGTCAATACGTGGCATACCACTTCGACGAACTGGCGCGACAAGACCAATACCGCCCGTGGTTCCAGCAGCTTTGCCCGCAAATCGGCTGCACCGTGCCCTCTAAAGTCGACATCGCGAAAATCAAAAGCAGCAACCTGGTGGTCCGCAGCCATCCGGAATTCAGCGGTGCGCTGGTGGTCGACGCGATCATCTACAACCGCGCGCCCTTCTCCCAGCCGTTCCCGCTCCTGGAATTGCGCTTCGCCGACCTCAATGGCCATCTGATTGCCAGCCGCCGCTTCAAGCCCGGCGAGTATCTCAACGGCGACCTCGAAGGCATGGTGGAAATGCCGCCGCAAACGCCGATCCACATTGCACTGGATATTCTCGATCCAGGCGCCAAAGCCGTGAACTACAGCCTGAGCTTCCACTCTCCCGAGTGAAACGGTTCACCGCTCCTGCATCGACGACGGCTTTCTGGCCT
The Pseudomonas sp. MYb327 DNA segment above includes these coding regions:
- a CDS encoding DUF3426 domain-containing protein, coding for MTDSFVTQCPHCQTSFRVSHAQLSVARGVVRCGSCLQVFNAAKQLLEQAGKEPVAPVPAAVVEVPDPVEPKAISQKQWSAAELDLDTLDLDEELARLEQREIQPTTEFGRHREDSLSARRDSVDTDEEPWSDSLFSESAADRAQTAENLDALDALDEPETAIEPSKSARTEPSLSLSLEPIELDDEEQPPQLRLHDPLDTPLAHERLSATTADEIDDDLPSVEPLRKRRERNEPGVRADVLQDLTDDPLQLDWQRRRSPWARRLFWLLLVLLGAGALAGQYVAYHFDELARQDQYRPWFQQLCPQIGCTVPSKVDIAKIKSSNLVVRSHPEFSGALVVDAIIYNRAPFSQPFPLLELRFADLNGHLIASRRFKPGEYLNGDLEGMVEMPPQTPIHIALDILDPGAKAVNYSLSFHSPE